TGAATTTAAGGTCTCGGAGCTTCGACCCTTGATGGTGTGGGAACATGGGGATTGGCGTGAGAGACCAAAGATATTGACTTGTTCTGGTGCTAGGCCACTCGCTAAAGCTAATATTGTGGCTGTGAGTTAAAACAATCTCGTGTGTTTTCATTTATGTCTTTGATGTTGGTTTACTAACTTTGTTACCTGAAAATAGGCCGCTGGAGAATCGATGGCTCATGCTATTATGAATGACAATAATCCTCAGGGCACAACCCCACCAGTGACACCAATTGGTAAGTATGATCTTCTTTAGCTAGCTTGCTTACTTTAGTTTATGCATCATGAACTGTTATATATATTGGCAATGTTTTCCAGCAGAAGAATCTGTTTCACTTGTAACCCCATCCCCAATCATAACTATACAAACTAGAACTGAAGGAGAAAAATCCTCTGAAAAGACTCTTAATAAAACTAGGCTTCTGATTGGCTTGACAAATGATTCCACTCAACAGAAGGTAAAGTTTTGTTTTCTTTTGTTAGAAAATGGCTTTCACTAGATTTGGTGCTTATTATCTTAGCCTCGTTTATCTTTATCTATCTTTGATATGATGGTTTTTAAACTCTTCATGTAGATGCCTGCGGAGAAGAATAGCGAAGCTACTAGTAGCAGAAGTCAAAGAGAACAAGAACAACCCTCGGACCTGAATGAAACAGGTATGTTTTGTCTCTTGCTAAATCTGCTGTCTGAAAAGATGGTGATGTTGATGATCAGCCTCTCTTTACTTGGATATAGGAAATGTATCTGCTACTTTGGAAGGTGGAGTTAGACAAAGCGGACCAAAGGTATATATTTCACTAATGTCTTTTGAGTTTTTGTTTATTGGTATGAACTGAAGTAGTTATGTTCTTTCCATCTTTAGGAAAAACCTGTAAACCATTTTGGTGCTAATAAGCCAATGGCTCCTGGAAAGGCCACACAGCAGATGGAAAAATTCATGAATCCACATGACATTCGCAAGACACTCACTGAAGCTGTGAGTTAGTCTCTCTCTTGCTGCGTGTTGGCGCTTACTTTCATGTCTGCCATGTTGTTTTACAAACTCTGTTACCTGATTAGGGCTACGGAGTATTGAAAATGAAGAGGAGGGATCCTCGGGTCATCATAACCTCGCCAGTAACATCAATAGGTAAGTATGATATTCTCTAACTCTTTGTGTTTAGTTCCTTCATCATAAACATTGACCTATATTGTCAATGTCTTGTAGCAAAAAGATCTGCAACCCGGTCTCCGGTCATAAGTGCAACACCATTGAAACGTACAGACGCCACAACTGTAGGAAAAATAACCCCAAGGAAGACACCTGACCCAAAGATGAATCTGAATGGTTTTGGAGAGGACTCAACTCCACATAAGGTAAGTTAGTTCATTTTTTTAAAGATAATCAGCCTCACTTTCTTTGTTGTTTGTTAGATCATATGCTTGTTATATTAGCATTCATGATTGTTATTTTATCTTTGGATGATGGCTTTACACTCTTTAAGCAGGTGCCAAATGAAGAGAACAGCGAAGCTAGGAGTAGAAAAAGGAAAAGTCAACAACCCTCAAGTGGTATGTCTTAATCAGCATTATAGTTTTGGCATCTTTGTGTCTTGCCAAATCTTAGTAACATCATTTATTATAATTTGTAGCTGGGACTAGCAGTGTTTCAAATGCTATGATCAATGGTGCAAGTAAAAGTATTTGCAACAATGCTGAAGTTGTTGTACAGCCTCTCTCTGCTTGGATAATGGGTTTACCTTTTGCAAAGGCGTTACCATTTTGGAAGACGTATGAATCAGCCGGTTTCGAATCTTTTCCGCAACGACCTCACTTCAGCCCATTGCTTAAAGATAAAGAAGATCTCCGTGAGTTGTTGGCCGTTGGTATGATAGTCACCTTTTATGGGTTACTAGACGAAGTAAAGGGTCTGAAGCTGGATGATCCTATGAGCAAGCTCAAGGATCTCAGGGTGAAATTTGCCAAACTAAAAGTTCATGGTTTCAACATTAAATCTCCTCAAGGTCGAATCAACAAATTGTTGTTTCTTAAAGAGGTGCGAGCTAAGAAAGCCGAGAAACAACAACGTTTTGAGAACTACATGGAAAAGGAAGAAAGTGAAAGTCGCAAGTTACAATCTAAGAGGGCTGGGATGAAACGCAAGATCTGTGAGCTGCAGACACAAGATAAAGTTGCGAAAGTGAGGATGGAAGCCGCTGAGGAAAAGATAGCAGATATGAAGTCACATGCAGAAAAGATTGGTCAAGAAATTGAAGAAATGGAGGTTGAGTTTCAAAAAGTTGTATCGGCTCTATGCTTTGGTAAATGAAACTAAGAGTTGTCTGTAATTGTTGGATATTATGTTCGTGTGTTTAAGGTTAACTACCCATGTAGATATTCATGATACCGTAGCAGTGTCGATGATGCTGATTTATTTAACTTTATAAGTCACTGGTCTTGGTCTCAGTGACCATTTGAGCTTTAACATGTCTTGGTCTCAGTGATATTCTCAAACTCCTTACCAAGAATCTTTTTTACGATGTAATATTCAAGAAAATTCAGTGTGGTACATTTCGTGGTACCTCCTTTATGCGGGAAGTTACCTCTCTTGCACCATATAAGTACTCCTTACCGTTGTTTTTGGATGGCTTTTGATAGATTTTGCAAGTTCCCATATTTAAATTCTCTCACGGGATAAATCATCTGGCTTGTCTTTTGAAGTTATTTATTTTCTTCTCACTAGTTTTATTTTCTTTTCACCAAGGACAAAGTGAGTGGGCGTCATCAACCTTTGTAGTGAGATATGTACAGTGTGTCACGCATAAAACCCTAAACACATGATGAGAACATAAAGAGATGTCCAGTTATATTCCTTTACAAACTATGTATAAATTTAATAATTCAGATTTGAGACTTCTACTCTGATCCTTTTTAGTATGGTATTAAGAGAATCCAAAAAAGTAAAGCGTGAAACAAGAGAATAAGGCACCTTTGCTTTTTTTCCCGTGACCGTGAGGCAGCAACTCGCATGCGCCTCTAACCTTACGAGTTATGCTATGTATTTAATTTAAGACTATAATTCACAAAATATACAAAAACATTGCTTTCTTTCAATTCATAAACATATCTTTAAGATTAAAACAAATAAAAAAACAATCATAAAAACTGAGTTTTTTTTTTAAAATTATCATAAGATCAAATTAATCCCTTCTTTTTATACATTAAGTTAAATCACTCAAGGAAAAATACAAGCCCATAGGCTTTAGTGTTTTAGGGCACAGCCAAGCCCAGTACATTTAGCATAAATCAAAGATCATAACAGAGCCCTAAAAGAACTCAAGATGGAGGAATATATATGAAGCCTAGAAGAGGAGCCAATAGTTGAAAACTAAGCAAGTAGGGTAACCAAGGTTCTAAAAATCGGTATAGGCGCCCGTCTAAACGACAACTCGTTCCTATCCGTCTTAAAATCCGATTTATTGATTCAAATCGGTTAAAATTGTTCTAAATCGGTTAAAATTGTTTTAAGTCGGTTAAAATTAATCAATAATGTTAGTACAAATTCACAAAAGTGTCTAATTTTTTCTTTTGTATATTTAATTTTGATAATTCATCTTAATAATTTTATAATTAAACTCAAAATTAATATATCTCATATAAATGTATATAATATATAAAATAATCAATAATTGATTAATGCCAAAGCCTCACCTAGCCTCCGAATAATCCGGCTAATCGCTAGTTTTATATAAAGCCTTTAATTACCGCATAATGATTTCTTGAACATTGGGCGTAACCAAAGAGTTTGATCGTAGAACTCTGTCGACAAAGGATGGACACAGAGAGTTGACAGAAGAAGCTCATGCAAGCCACTACTGGAAGAGAGAGCAGGATTCATCTTGTCCCTAAAGCTGAGGATTTGGTCCTTTAGATGCATGTCCACTGTCCAGGAGTCTCAAGATTACATCTACAGAGCGGAAAGTGCTACAATGGACCCTTTGGGACCCCTCCTGTGATCCAGACAATACTTTCCCACCACAAATCCTTGTCCAGTTAAAATAGCATAATGTCCCATTGAGTACTTTGCATAAGTCTTAATTTCCATCTTGTCCTATTCATAATAATCATCAAACTATTGACAATTGGATTGTAGTCGAGTAGGCTTGAAGATGCAAGTGTTTGTCAGAGCGAGCATGAGAAAGAATCCAAATGGTTGTCTCTGATGAGAGTTGATAGTGTTGCATCCTCTTGAATCACACAAGAGAGAAGTTGGAGTCCATAAAAACTGGTCGTTTACTTAAACTTTTCTGTGACGTAAAAATTAGTATTTTATTAAATCACAGAAAATCCAGAGAAACAGCTCCATCCACCGTATCTCATGAAAAATCTGAAGAGTATTTTAAGAATATAAAATTGGAGAGAAAGAGTGATTTTGTCAGATATACACAAAACGGAAGCCATGTACACATGATGAAACAAAAAGATAGTTTACTGTAACTTTTATGTCTTGCACTTCCCAAATTACCCATATCTCATCTATACCATTTCTCTTTCTTCATCTCACACCACCGAATCTCTTTCTTCTTTTCATCTTCATACAATCTTTTTTTTTCTTACAATCCTCTTTTTCATATAGGTTTCATATGATTATCAATATATATATATCAACTTAATTAATAACATCATCTTCTCAAATCCACCATTCGTATTCTCCATATAACCAACATTTTTATTCTCCGACAACGTCCTCCTCGTCTCGTCTGTACAACCTACGCATCATTTCGTTGACGATGAATATGTAAATATTACAGTGAAATCGTAGTCTCAAATTATGCCATGCTTCTTGGAACAATATCCAAACTCTAAAACATTGAATCTCCCGTATTCTCATCTTGGCCTCCATCACAATAGAAGACAATGGTAAAAAGAAGACAGCTCAAGTGTTTTCGAGGCACCCTAGTGACTCGACTGAAAAGGAGAGGTTAATGACCATGTTATTTAGGCGCAAATAAGATTATCAGTTAATTGTTAACACATATTTGTTACTTGTTAACAGAACATGAAACATGTTTAAACAATAACATTGATACATTTGTTAGCCATATACAACAAAAGATTCAAGATAGCTATTGAAACATCACTATTGCTTAATCTATTTTTTAGAAGCTAACAAATCATGTATCAGCTAGATATGTTAGTCGGTATATAAATTCTTAACTGGTATATTTTTGTTACATGATACATAGTTTGATTCTAAAGAATAAATATTCAACTAACAAATAACATATCAAACAAGTATATCAACTAACAAACAATTTATCAGCTAAAAAATAATGTATCAATTAAGAATAATTATTTGGACTCCTTTTTCTAAATATTTATCAGTTAAAAGTAATTTGTTTGTAACTGATAACAAAGCATATATCCAAACGACAATATAAAATTGAGATTCTCCTAAAACATAATAAAAATCTGGTAACTTAGAAAATGTTGGCTAACACTGTTGTTATCCAGACCGAAAACTAACTTTAAGAACTCGCTCAATCGGCTCTCCTTTGGTTACTACTCGGAAAATTTCGCCGATTTTGTTTCTCACGCAAAGGAACTTAAGGAGGATTGTGTTGTAACTCATCTTAAGGAGAAGGAACACCACATAAACATTGAAGTAGTTTCGGCGGTTACAAACGCGGTGAACTCCAAACGAGTGAATAAATAACAGAGAAGATTGATTGTTTGATTTCTTACATGATACTTTGATTAGAAAACGAAGGCATCAGTAATAAGGGAAGAGCTATAATTGCCGAGGAGTTCATTGTTGTTATGGCATGGAAAATGAAGAGAATTTTTGAAAATTGATAAAGAATAATCTAAAATTTTAAATTTATAATTGATGGTTACAAAAAAAAAAAAGAGGAAAAATCACTGCAAAAATGAAGAGGAAAAAAAAACGAGGTAATAGAAGAGAGAGAAATAAAGAGTTGAAAAGATAAGTGTAATATAGGGATTTAGAAAATACGAATAATAGAAGATACTTTCTTC
This sequence is a window from Brassica oleracea var. oleracea cultivar TO1000 chromosome C1, BOL, whole genome shotgun sequence. Protein-coding genes within it:
- the LOC106340783 gene encoding uncharacterized protein LOC106340783 — encoded protein: MPAEKNSEATSSRSQREQEQPSDLNETGNVSATLEGGVRQSGPKEKPVNHFGANKPMAPGKATQQMEKFMNPHDIRKTLTEAGYGVLKMKRRDPRVIITSPVTSIAKRSATRSPVISATPLKRTDATTVGKITPRKTPDPKMNLNGFGEDSTPHKVPNEENSEARSRKRKSQQPSSAGTSSVSNAMINGASKSICNNAEVVVQPLSAWIMGLPFAKALPFWKTYESAGFESFPQRPHFSPLLKDKEDLRELLAVGMIVTFYGLLDEVKGLKLDDPMSKLKDLRVKFAKLKVHGFNIKSPQGRINKLLFLKEVRAKKAEKQQRFENYMEKEESESRKLQSKRAGMKRKICELQTQDKVAKVRMEAAEEKIADMKSHAEKIGQEIEEMEVEFQKVVSALCFGK